From the genome of Deinococcus reticulitermitis, one region includes:
- the rsmA gene encoding 16S rRNA (adenine(1518)-N(6)/adenine(1519)-N(6))-dimethyltransferase RsmA, with product MTSDASAPESPSAPLYSPARVRELLTRHGLRPTKSLGQNFLIDGNILRAIAQSGGAEPGVSVLEVGPGLGVLTRELAGRGARVTALEKDERLRPVLEETLAGLDVRVVWGDALDFDYASLPAGTRVIANLPYYITGPLLARFMGAPGIVSATVLVQKEVAGRLAAKPGGDAYGFLSALAALHGTVTHVRDVPKGAFLPAPDVTSSVVRLDFDRTRPAPEPGFVAFVDHALRHRRKTLRNNLRMMGHAGETVDAAIAGQGLRADVRAEDVPLENLRHLARALGVVR from the coding sequence ATGACCTCCGACGCCTCCGCTCCCGAATCGCCGTCCGCGCCCCTCTATTCCCCGGCGCGGGTGCGCGAACTGCTGACCCGCCACGGCCTGCGGCCCACCAAGAGCCTCGGGCAGAATTTCCTGATCGACGGCAACATCCTGCGCGCGATCGCGCAATCGGGCGGCGCCGAGCCAGGGGTGAGCGTGCTGGAGGTCGGCCCCGGCCTCGGCGTGCTCACGCGCGAGCTCGCGGGGCGCGGCGCGCGGGTCACGGCCCTGGAAAAAGACGAGCGGCTGCGCCCGGTGTTGGAAGAAACGCTCGCGGGGCTGGACGTGCGGGTGGTCTGGGGCGACGCGCTCGACTTCGATTACGCCTCGCTGCCGGCCGGCACGCGGGTGATCGCCAACCTGCCCTACTACATCACCGGGCCGCTGCTCGCGCGCTTCATGGGGGCGCCCGGCATCGTGTCGGCGACGGTGCTGGTGCAGAAGGAGGTCGCCGGGCGCCTCGCCGCGAAGCCGGGGGGAGACGCCTACGGCTTTCTTTCCGCGCTCGCCGCGCTGCACGGCACCGTGACCCACGTGCGCGATGTGCCCAAGGGCGCCTTCCTGCCGGCGCCCGACGTGACGAGCAGCGTGGTGCGGCTCGACTTTGACCGCACGCGCCCGGCGCCCGAGCCGGGGTTCGTGGCTTTTGTCGATCACGCGCTGAGGCACCGGCGCAAGACGCTGCGCAACAACCTGCGGATGATGGGGCACGCGGGGGAGACGGTCGACGCCGCGATTGCCGGGCAGGGGCTGCGGGCCGACGTGCGCGCCGAGGACGTGCCGCTGGAGAACCTGCGGCACTTGGCGCGGGCGCTGGGCGTGGTACGGTAG